The Sorangiineae bacterium MSr11367 genome window below encodes:
- a CDS encoding DUF1501 domain-containing protein: MRQMTRRGLLQLGAFSTVAASLPFSKLAIAQAAAPRHFFLHILMSGGVDGSYLFDARSLRMTDKGRHANYLHKNSVRSIPVGVDAARIEMEGSNGTKALRTSLVNPLMAHWPDFSVVNGVLMSKDADGHGQNARYATTNQSNEGFDSFLPMVGEQSGFPIESVLFGFFPDGATPGANFSKSIQFRGTEANGIGRALANGPKIEENSALIRHIQERQLANAQGSGMFSQGSKKLHAALRSAPSLSTALQRATGTADPSTVDVLASLAIVFDYFRSGVTSAATLVYNRDPILDVHGADSATGPQMELIGGSLGSGSSTTAPGVTQNLATVFELLKTTRVNPNDPQSPSFFDVTTVCIHTEFARTMVSAAFFGGDVGNTGTDHNPLSNTVILAGNGIRGGLILGESDCTDVDDAGNILNVSGAHFAREGTTNNMALRKVMGKPFDFATMKARSDLPATFQATDYLNFSSVANTVMDIFAIDRQLQFRVGGNQAPILTSLRKPIQTIPG, from the coding sequence ATGCGCCAAATGACGCGGCGTGGCCTCCTGCAGCTCGGGGCATTCTCCACCGTGGCAGCGTCCCTCCCGTTCTCGAAATTGGCCATCGCGCAAGCTGCCGCGCCCCGGCACTTCTTCCTCCACATCCTCATGTCGGGTGGCGTCGACGGAAGCTATTTGTTCGACGCGCGCTCGCTGCGCATGACCGACAAGGGGCGTCACGCCAACTATCTCCACAAGAACAGCGTGCGGAGCATCCCTGTCGGGGTCGATGCTGCGCGCATCGAGATGGAGGGCTCGAATGGCACGAAGGCCCTCCGCACATCGCTGGTCAATCCGCTCATGGCGCATTGGCCCGACTTCTCGGTCGTGAATGGCGTTCTGATGAGCAAAGACGCCGACGGGCACGGGCAAAACGCACGGTACGCGACGACCAATCAGTCGAATGAAGGCTTCGATTCGTTCCTGCCGATGGTGGGAGAGCAATCGGGATTTCCGATCGAATCGGTCCTCTTCGGGTTCTTCCCGGACGGAGCGACGCCCGGAGCCAACTTCAGCAAGAGCATCCAATTTCGGGGGACGGAAGCGAACGGCATCGGTCGCGCCCTCGCCAACGGACCGAAGATCGAGGAGAACTCGGCACTCATTCGCCATATCCAGGAGCGCCAGCTGGCCAATGCCCAAGGGTCGGGCATGTTCTCCCAAGGGTCGAAGAAGCTTCATGCGGCGCTGCGAAGCGCCCCCTCGCTGTCGACCGCACTTCAGCGCGCAACCGGAACGGCCGACCCATCGACGGTCGACGTGCTCGCGAGCCTCGCGATCGTGTTCGACTACTTCCGCTCCGGCGTCACATCGGCCGCGACGCTCGTCTACAATCGGGACCCCATCCTCGACGTTCACGGGGCCGACAGCGCCACGGGGCCGCAAATGGAGTTGATCGGCGGCAGCCTCGGTTCGGGAAGCAGCACGACCGCGCCGGGTGTGACGCAGAATCTCGCCACGGTGTTCGAGCTTCTCAAAACGACGCGGGTCAACCCCAACGATCCGCAAAGCCCGTCGTTCTTCGATGTCACCACGGTGTGCATCCACACCGAGTTCGCCCGAACCATGGTCTCGGCCGCCTTCTTCGGCGGCGACGTGGGAAATACCGGTACCGATCACAACCCGCTGTCGAATACGGTCATTCTCGCGGGCAATGGAATCCGCGGTGGCCTCATCCTGGGCGAAAGCGACTGCACCGACGTCGACGACGCCGGAAATATTCTGAACGTCTCCGGCGCCCACTTCGCCCGCGAGGGGACGACGAACAACATGGCACTCCGCAAAGTCATGGGCAAACCGTTCGACTTTGCAACCATGAAGGCCCGCAGCGACCTGCCGGCAACGTTCCAAGCCACGGATTATCTGAACTTCTCTTCGGTAGCCAATACGGTGATGGATATCTTCGCAATCGACCGACAGCTGCAGTTCCGAGTGGGCGGCAACCAAGCGCCCATCCTCACGTCGCTTCGAAAGCCGATTCAAACCATTCCCGGTTGA
- a CDS encoding trypsin-like serine protease, with the protein MKKFALGMMLMAAACGNAAGENDVESMGEQRGALVGAPLDPHHPFAVGLCVGPLQADGSCPTGGANTTRCSATLIAPNLVLTARHCVERMVAVDPNDSCGSAFNGVLINASMHVTTDSTVLRPGAEWYTVQSSEGPSGNNSCIDDLAFLTLDRNVTGVRPAGVDLFTNVAERPPSSVAIVGRGAIHARWDTETGTRIEYDNGNLERRKLEAIPFVCAPTQLGDCSIVDYFQFSSHTFDVRPGLMSYGRASISGDSGSGVFSQAAFAKGRYFVIATNTLGAIDAEGLPRGSHGVRLQPHADYIRTVARAAAAKGQYPAPLWAR; encoded by the coding sequence ATGAAGAAATTCGCGCTTGGGATGATGCTGATGGCGGCCGCATGTGGAAACGCCGCCGGCGAAAACGATGTCGAATCGATGGGGGAGCAACGTGGGGCGCTCGTCGGTGCACCGCTCGATCCGCATCATCCCTTTGCAGTCGGGCTGTGCGTTGGACCGCTCCAAGCCGATGGATCGTGCCCGACGGGTGGCGCCAATACGACGCGATGCAGTGCAACCTTGATCGCGCCGAACCTCGTGTTGACGGCCCGGCACTGCGTCGAGCGCATGGTGGCCGTGGATCCGAACGACAGTTGCGGATCGGCCTTCAATGGCGTGCTGATCAACGCATCGATGCACGTCACCACGGATTCGACGGTCCTTCGCCCCGGAGCGGAATGGTACACCGTTCAATCGTCCGAAGGTCCGTCCGGTAACAACAGCTGCATCGACGACCTCGCGTTTCTCACACTCGATCGAAACGTCACCGGCGTCAGGCCGGCCGGCGTCGACCTCTTCACCAATGTCGCCGAACGGCCGCCTTCTTCGGTTGCCATCGTCGGACGCGGGGCCATCCATGCCCGCTGGGATACGGAGACGGGCACGCGTATCGAGTACGACAATGGGAATCTCGAGCGACGGAAGCTCGAGGCCATTCCTTTCGTCTGCGCACCGACGCAGCTCGGCGACTGTTCGATCGTCGACTACTTCCAATTCTCGTCGCACACGTTCGACGTCCGACCTGGGCTCATGTCCTACGGCCGCGCATCCATCTCGGGCGATTCCGGCTCCGGCGTCTTTTCGCAAGCAGCCTTCGCAAAGGGACGCTATTTCGTCATCGCAACGAACACGCTCGGCGCCATCGACGCCGAGGGCCTGCCCCGCGGGAGCCACGGCGTTCGTCTCCAACCGCACGCCGACTACATTCGAACCGTCGCCCGCGCCGCCGCCGCAAAGGGGCAGTATCCCGCACCGCTCTGGGCGCGATAG
- a CDS encoding S41 family peptidase: MRAGSIKARIPTVAALAICMGSCGPAPVARTPHQTNSARPPSSPAMLSEEDARADLRQLRAILEESHPDAYQRAGGVVAFRRRFELAEAAIPPSGIEPQEFRRLVRPLLAQVRDGHTQLRERDSDIGTRVWVDLGLIEERVVVQAVYAPDQQKVLGATVTSIQGVPVAMLAERMATRRGYENVYTNLWHLTDALRSSAGLVDLLERAPLGDSVHLDLRLADGTAASVDVRISRQSPGARIEPPSRVVLPPRDSAAMASGFLDDAHRIGYFRLDSAMRYREAFEVWQATGYAREKRELESIPSVTQTLQTLFAEMKAKKTALFVVDLRENEGGNSLFAAILEYFLYPIDTILALDRGYQVPRYSALYFANHTSDTLEKVRARTSPTFQIGDFDFTEERAWQRFHGAPSGEELARRRREYAGEVAKSPTFAKVHGEGTWNGTWSPRVVVLTSARTYSAGFDAVLVLRAHGATVLGVPSAQAANCFIDNLTFELEHSHLRGGLSFKWSMGLPDDPKRGEMLRPDQELTYATYAAHGFDPNTSVLLAMDRAK, encoded by the coding sequence ATGCGCGCAGGTTCCATCAAAGCTCGAATACCGACCGTCGCGGCACTGGCCATCTGCATGGGCTCGTGCGGACCGGCACCGGTGGCTCGGACACCGCACCAGACGAATTCGGCGCGCCCGCCATCGTCGCCGGCGATGCTCTCGGAGGAGGATGCGCGCGCCGACCTTCGGCAGCTGCGCGCGATTCTGGAAGAGAGTCATCCTGACGCCTATCAGCGAGCGGGCGGAGTCGTCGCATTTCGACGCCGATTCGAGCTCGCGGAGGCCGCCATCCCGCCCTCGGGCATCGAGCCCCAGGAGTTTCGGCGGCTGGTGCGTCCCCTTCTTGCGCAAGTGCGCGATGGACACACGCAGCTCCGGGAACGCGATAGCGATATCGGTACCCGCGTCTGGGTCGATCTCGGGCTCATCGAAGAACGCGTGGTCGTCCAGGCCGTGTACGCGCCCGACCAGCAGAAAGTGCTCGGAGCAACGGTAACGTCGATTCAAGGTGTGCCGGTGGCCATGCTGGCGGAGCGGATGGCCACACGTCGAGGTTACGAGAACGTCTACACGAACCTATGGCACCTGACGGACGCGTTGCGCTCCTCGGCCGGGCTCGTGGACCTGCTCGAACGCGCGCCGCTGGGCGATTCCGTGCATCTCGATCTGCGCCTGGCCGACGGAACTGCGGCGTCGGTGGACGTGCGCATCAGCCGCCAATCGCCAGGGGCGCGGATCGAACCGCCGAGCCGCGTCGTTCTTCCGCCCCGCGATTCGGCGGCGATGGCCTCGGGATTTCTGGATGACGCGCATCGAATTGGGTACTTTCGGCTCGACTCGGCCATGCGCTACCGCGAGGCGTTCGAAGTGTGGCAGGCAACAGGGTACGCCAGGGAGAAGCGCGAGCTGGAAAGTATTCCGTCGGTCACCCAAACACTCCAAACGTTGTTTGCGGAAATGAAGGCGAAGAAGACCGCCTTGTTCGTCGTCGATCTGCGTGAAAACGAGGGCGGCAATTCTCTCTTTGCCGCCATCCTCGAGTATTTTCTCTATCCAATCGATACGATTCTTGCATTGGACCGCGGGTATCAGGTGCCGCGCTACTCGGCCCTCTATTTCGCGAACCATACCAGCGATACGCTTGAGAAGGTGCGCGCACGCACATCCCCCACGTTCCAAATAGGCGACTTCGACTTCACCGAGGAGCGCGCCTGGCAGCGCTTTCATGGCGCGCCCAGCGGCGAAGAGCTCGCGCGGCGGAGGCGTGAATACGCCGGTGAGGTCGCGAAGTCTCCCACGTTCGCCAAAGTTCATGGCGAAGGAACTTGGAACGGCACCTGGTCGCCGCGCGTCGTCGTACTCACGTCCGCTCGCACGTACAGCGCCGGCTTCGACGCGGTGCTCGTTCTTCGTGCACACGGGGCCACCGTCCTGGGCGTTCCTTCGGCGCAAGCGGCCAACTGCTTCATCGATAACCTGACATTCGAACTCGAGCACTCGCATCTTCGCGGCGGGCTATCGTTCAAATGGAGCATGGGACTACCGGACGATCCGAAACGGGGTGAGATGCTCCGGCCGGACCAGGAGCTCACCTATGCGACCTACGCGGCCCACGGCTTCGACCCGAATACCAGCGTGCTCTTGGCGATGGATCGCGCCAAATAG
- a CDS encoding cytochrome B6, which yields MKCLLGVSSSLLFAAVLAACSDGATTGSDAQGSIYDRVFPNPTAPPPTLADFNGDFAKFMANAVSLKPEIVQRQLSLLDMRYDLSNRPSSSCKMSRGKPAQAGIRVKLPAGVTWQQLASMSPAAIKAADVFPAGFFPLPHVNHPEGGMVFPASTIADLKQQTGRDLQRFDLDFDIPEHFLAEFPAGVFLSTRKDLGDVSQGQLITTENFYVLFKDILNPKQLDGLRLLLTPFAQAQFNLTTDRRSARPSLGVSCFDCHINGSTNGAFHLVGDIRPQAVRNRIDTPALRGTNVQQIFGSQRGLESVEDFTEFEQRAAYFDGDPEAAARKGVNTLDRATQVHAMAEMIRIIDFPPSNLDVFGKLDRHRASNAELRGESLFFGKAKCATCHDGTGFSDNSMHDLQAERFFNHRLVNGQQTKDDGPIKTFSLRGIKDTPPYLHDGRLLTLEDTVEFFNLILGTRLSTTEKEDLVTYLCAL from the coding sequence ATGAAATGTTTGCTCGGTGTTAGCTCTTCGCTGCTGTTCGCCGCAGTCCTTGCCGCATGCAGCGACGGTGCCACTACGGGTTCCGACGCGCAGGGCTCCATATATGATCGTGTATTCCCGAATCCCACGGCGCCGCCGCCGACACTCGCTGACTTCAACGGAGACTTCGCCAAGTTCATGGCCAATGCCGTGAGCCTGAAACCGGAAATCGTACAGCGGCAGCTGTCTCTGCTGGATATGCGTTACGATTTGTCGAATCGTCCTTCCTCTTCCTGCAAGATGTCGCGCGGGAAGCCCGCACAAGCGGGAATTCGCGTCAAGCTCCCAGCCGGGGTGACTTGGCAGCAGCTCGCCTCCATGTCGCCGGCGGCCATCAAAGCCGCCGATGTGTTCCCGGCAGGCTTTTTTCCGCTACCCCACGTGAATCATCCGGAGGGGGGAATGGTGTTTCCGGCGTCGACCATCGCCGATCTCAAACAGCAGACCGGGCGAGATCTCCAGCGTTTCGATTTGGATTTCGACATTCCGGAGCACTTCCTGGCCGAGTTCCCCGCGGGCGTGTTCTTGAGCACGCGGAAAGATCTCGGGGACGTCTCGCAGGGGCAATTGATCACCACGGAGAATTTCTATGTCCTGTTCAAGGACATTCTCAATCCGAAACAGCTCGACGGACTGCGTCTTTTGCTCACCCCCTTCGCCCAGGCGCAGTTCAACCTGACCACGGATCGACGCTCCGCGCGTCCGAGCCTGGGCGTTTCCTGCTTCGATTGTCACATCAATGGATCCACGAACGGCGCATTTCACCTGGTGGGAGATATTCGTCCCCAGGCCGTGCGCAACCGCATCGATACGCCTGCGCTCCGCGGGACCAACGTTCAACAGATCTTCGGCTCCCAGCGAGGGCTGGAAAGCGTAGAGGATTTCACCGAGTTCGAGCAGCGGGCGGCCTATTTCGACGGAGATCCCGAGGCGGCAGCCCGCAAGGGCGTGAACACGCTCGATCGCGCGACGCAGGTTCACGCCATGGCGGAAATGATACGCATCATCGACTTTCCGCCATCGAATCTGGACGTCTTCGGAAAACTCGACCGCCATCGTGCGAGCAATGCTGAATTGCGCGGCGAAAGTCTCTTCTTCGGCAAAGCCAAATGCGCAACTTGCCACGACGGCACCGGTTTCAGCGACAATTCCATGCACGACCTCCAGGCTGAGCGATTCTTCAACCACCGCCTGGTCAACGGACAGCAAACGAAGGACGACGGTCCGATCAAGACGTTCAGCCTACGCGGGATCAAGGACACGCCTCCCTATCTCCACGACGGCCGACTTCTCACCCTCGAGGATACCGTGGAGTTCTTCAATCTCATTCTAGGTACTCGGCTCTCGACGACGGAAAAGGAAGACCTCGTCACTTACCTGTGCGCCCTCTGA
- the ppsA gene encoding phosphoenolpyruvate synthase, with protein sequence MVVGGKGANLGELSKIEGIRVPDGFCISTEAFRRTVGETSSIRERLERLSLLRAEDRTEIRELSAEIRRVIEGIAIPDDLDEEITHLLSRLGEENAYAVRSSATAEDLPTASFAGQHDTYLNIIGKKAILEHIRKCWASLFTERAVNYRLQNGFAHAKVHLAVVVQKMIFPRAAGVLFTADPITSNRKVLSIEASFGLGEALVSGLVNADIYKVRDGKVIDTKISTKKLAIHALKGGGTKEQAVEPERQHRQVLTDEQIVQLGHTGRKLEAHFGRPQDIEWCLADDTFYIVQSRPITTLFPIPEATDQENRVYLSVGHQQMMTDAMKPLGLSLFQLKALRPMLKAGGRLFVDITSNLASPAGREILVRAMGQHDPLIKDAIVALMDRGDFIKPPPSDEKASGPGEHGKVASPPSPKAPQLDPDPTIVASLVRSNQASVEKLSNEIQTKSGSDLFDFILDDNQESKKILSDPRSTAVFMAAIEASTWINDNLNDWLGEKNVADTLSRSVPNNITSEMGLELMDVADAIRPYPEVIDYLHHVNDDGFMDELLKFEGGRESRDAITAWLAKYGIRCPGEIDITKPRWSEKPATLVPMILSNIKNFEPNASHRKFEQGRQEALAKEREVLERLKQLPDGERKVAETKRRIDLIRNFIGYREYPKYGIVNRYFVYKQALLREAERLVQAGVIREKEDIYYLTFQEFQEVVRTNTLEYSIIGARKAEHASYEKLTPPRVITSDGEIIAGTYKRENLPAEALVGLPVSAGVVEGRARVILQLEDADLEKGDILVTSFTDPSWTPLFVSIAGLVTEVGGLMTHGAVIAREYGLPAVVGVENATKLIKNGQRIRVHGTEGYVEIL encoded by the coding sequence ATGGTCGTTGGGGGCAAGGGCGCGAACCTGGGGGAGCTCTCCAAGATCGAAGGAATACGCGTGCCCGATGGCTTCTGCATTTCCACCGAGGCCTTTCGAAGGACCGTGGGGGAAACGTCGTCGATCCGCGAACGGCTCGAGCGACTATCGCTTCTACGGGCGGAAGACCGGACCGAGATCCGAGAACTCAGCGCGGAGATTCGCAGGGTCATCGAAGGAATCGCCATCCCCGACGACCTCGATGAAGAGATCACGCACCTTCTCTCCCGGCTCGGAGAAGAAAATGCCTACGCGGTCCGCTCCAGCGCAACGGCCGAGGACCTGCCAACGGCATCCTTTGCCGGCCAGCACGATACGTATCTGAACATCATCGGAAAGAAGGCCATCCTCGAGCACATCCGCAAGTGCTGGGCATCGCTCTTCACCGAGAGGGCCGTAAACTACCGCCTTCAAAATGGCTTCGCGCACGCCAAAGTCCACCTGGCGGTGGTCGTTCAGAAGATGATCTTCCCGCGGGCGGCAGGAGTCTTGTTCACGGCCGACCCCATCACCTCGAATCGGAAGGTGTTGTCCATCGAGGCAAGCTTCGGCCTGGGGGAGGCCTTGGTCTCCGGCCTGGTGAACGCCGATATCTACAAAGTGCGTGACGGCAAGGTCATCGACACGAAAATCTCCACGAAGAAGCTGGCCATTCATGCCCTAAAAGGCGGTGGAACGAAAGAACAGGCGGTCGAACCCGAGCGCCAGCATCGGCAGGTGCTGACGGACGAGCAGATCGTGCAGCTCGGACACACGGGCCGAAAGCTCGAAGCGCACTTCGGCCGCCCCCAGGACATCGAATGGTGTTTGGCGGACGATACCTTCTATATCGTCCAGAGCCGTCCCATCACGACCCTGTTCCCCATTCCCGAAGCAACCGATCAGGAGAATCGCGTTTATCTATCCGTCGGCCACCAACAAATGATGACCGACGCCATGAAACCATTGGGGCTGTCCCTGTTTCAGCTCAAAGCTCTTCGCCCCATGCTCAAAGCGGGCGGGCGGCTGTTCGTCGACATCACGTCCAACCTGGCGTCACCCGCTGGCAGAGAGATTCTCGTCCGTGCCATGGGACAACACGATCCTCTCATCAAAGACGCCATCGTTGCCTTGATGGACCGCGGAGATTTCATCAAGCCGCCGCCAAGCGATGAAAAAGCATCGGGCCCCGGCGAACACGGTAAAGTCGCTTCGCCCCCGAGTCCAAAAGCGCCACAACTCGACCCCGACCCGACCATCGTCGCCAGTCTCGTCCGTAGCAATCAAGCCTCGGTCGAGAAACTCTCGAATGAGATCCAAACGAAGTCCGGATCGGACTTGTTCGATTTCATCCTGGACGACAATCAGGAATCGAAGAAAATCCTGTCCGACCCCAGAAGCACGGCGGTGTTCATGGCCGCCATCGAGGCTTCGACATGGATCAATGACAATTTGAACGATTGGCTGGGGGAGAAAAACGTGGCCGACACGCTTTCTCGGTCCGTCCCCAACAACATTACCTCGGAAATGGGTCTGGAGCTCATGGATGTCGCGGATGCGATCCGTCCCTATCCCGAGGTCATCGACTATCTCCACCACGTGAACGACGACGGCTTCATGGATGAATTGCTGAAGTTCGAGGGGGGACGGGAAAGCCGAGATGCCATCACGGCTTGGCTGGCCAAGTACGGGATCCGATGCCCCGGAGAGATCGACATCACCAAGCCCCGTTGGAGCGAGAAGCCGGCGACACTCGTTCCCATGATTCTGAGCAACATCAAAAATTTCGAACCCAACGCCAGCCATCGAAAATTCGAGCAAGGGCGACAGGAGGCTTTGGCGAAGGAGCGGGAGGTGTTGGAGCGGCTGAAGCAGCTGCCGGACGGTGAACGAAAAGTCGCGGAAACGAAACGAAGGATCGATTTAATCCGCAATTTCATAGGTTACCGCGAGTATCCCAAATACGGCATCGTCAACCGCTACTTCGTCTACAAACAGGCTCTCCTACGAGAGGCCGAACGACTCGTGCAGGCCGGCGTCATTCGAGAGAAGGAAGACATTTACTACCTCACCTTCCAAGAATTTCAGGAAGTCGTCCGCACGAATACACTCGAATACTCGATCATCGGCGCGCGAAAAGCGGAGCACGCGTCCTACGAGAAGCTAACTCCGCCCCGTGTCATCACGTCCGATGGCGAAATCATTGCAGGTACGTACAAGCGGGAGAATCTTCCCGCGGAGGCCCTCGTCGGTCTGCCCGTGTCTGCCGGGGTCGTTGAGGGGCGCGCGCGTGTCATCCTGCAGCTGGAAGATGCCGACCTCGAAAAAGGAGATATCTTGGTCACCTCCTTTACGGACCCTAGCTGGACGCCATTGTTCGTGTCCATCGCGGGCCTGGTGACCGAAGTGGGCGGATTGATGACCCATGGTGCGGTTATCGCGCGCGAATATGGCCTCCCCGCCGTCGTTGGCGTGGAAAACGCCACCAAATTGATAAAGAACGGGCAGCGAATTCGGGTACACGGAACGGAAGGCTACGTCGAAATCCTATGA
- a CDS encoding AMP-binding protein, with amino-acid sequence MQTSDHYVATILSVLSANPNRTVLSWRDRSVTAAEFIRAVTTAASVLRGRGIGPTSTVTLLTTGSNPEMLVMRYAANLLGATVLQPQSLNAVDPLDEISVQTQAELLAESGSALLAVDASNVERARQIIAHMAVPPVLAAFGGGGGGGGGGGGGGAGIVDLSAARESEPFSLTSAVSGTTATVVYTSGSTSGPKGIERDFATLHRYVEQMRTHGQKPTMLVTTLLGQSGAFTADGALASDGTVVLHEGFDTARVLEAIAKHRVSHLYLASPQLYQLVDHPARATTDTSSLRQIVYTGCTASPRRVAQAVEAFGPVLMQSYGSSETLGISILGPSEHSNPRLLGTVGRPLPMVQVAIRDPRTAEDLPLGEPGEVCVRSPNMMDRYWRNPELTARTVRNGWVHTGDIGYLDDKGYLYLVDRLAGMITTRRIKVYPTTIENVLLAHPAVAQVAVYGVADADNIEHIHAAVVPRPGRRLDPAALREHVALALSAGYVPATITVLAELPSLDSGKPDKRRLRFDAEVAAGWRLATG; translated from the coding sequence ATGCAGACCAGTGACCATTACGTGGCAACGATTCTTTCGGTGCTCTCGGCCAATCCGAACCGCACGGTGCTGTCGTGGCGGGATCGGAGCGTCACTGCCGCAGAATTCATCCGCGCGGTCACGACAGCCGCCTCGGTCCTGCGCGGTAGGGGCATCGGTCCTACGAGTACGGTGACGTTGCTCACGACGGGCAGCAACCCGGAAATGCTCGTCATGCGCTACGCGGCAAACCTTCTCGGGGCGACCGTTTTGCAACCGCAGTCGCTCAATGCCGTCGATCCGCTCGACGAGATATCCGTGCAGACGCAGGCCGAACTCCTTGCCGAAAGTGGCAGCGCGCTGTTGGCCGTCGACGCCTCCAACGTCGAACGCGCGCGCCAAATCATCGCGCACATGGCCGTCCCGCCCGTGCTCGCGGCGTTCGGCGGAGGCGGAGGCGGAGGCGGAGGCGGAGGCGGAGGCGGAGCAGGCATCGTCGACCTGTCCGCCGCCAGAGAAAGCGAGCCATTCTCGCTGACCAGCGCGGTCTCCGGCACGACCGCGACGGTGGTATACACCAGCGGCAGCACCAGCGGCCCAAAGGGGATTGAACGCGACTTCGCGACGCTCCACCGCTACGTGGAGCAGATGAGGACGCACGGCCAAAAGCCCACCATGCTCGTCACCACCCTACTCGGGCAATCGGGGGCCTTCACGGCCGATGGTGCGTTGGCCTCCGATGGCACTGTCGTACTCCACGAGGGCTTCGACACCGCCCGCGTACTCGAGGCCATCGCCAAACACCGGGTCAGCCATCTCTATTTGGCGTCGCCCCAATTGTATCAGCTCGTCGACCACCCAGCCCGCGCGACGACCGATACGTCCAGCTTGCGGCAAATCGTCTACACGGGTTGCACGGCCTCGCCCCGTAGGGTCGCGCAAGCCGTCGAGGCCTTCGGTCCGGTGCTCATGCAGAGTTACGGATCGAGCGAAACCCTGGGCATTAGCATTCTCGGCCCTTCGGAGCACTCCAATCCAAGGCTGCTGGGGACCGTGGGGCGTCCGCTGCCGATGGTGCAGGTCGCCATCCGCGACCCGCGCACGGCCGAAGATCTGCCGCTCGGAGAACCCGGCGAGGTTTGCGTGCGCTCGCCGAACATGATGGATCGTTACTGGCGCAACCCCGAACTGACGGCGCGGACGGTGCGCAATGGGTGGGTGCACACGGGCGACATTGGCTACTTGGATGACAAGGGATATCTCTATTTGGTCGATCGCCTGGCCGGCATGATCACGACGCGCAGGATCAAGGTGTACCCCACCACGATCGAGAACGTGCTTTTGGCTCACCCCGCCGTTGCGCAAGTAGCCGTTTACGGCGTGGCCGACGCGGACAACATCGAGCACATCCATGCCGCGGTGGTGCCGCGGCCGGGCCGCAGGCTCGACCCCGCCGCGCTGCGCGAGCACGTCGCACTGGCGCTGTCGGCCGGATACGTCCCCGCGACGATCACGGTGCTCGCCGAGCTGCCCTCCCTCGATTCCGGCAAGCCGGACAAGCGCCGGCTTCGCTTCGATGCCGAAGTCGCCGCCGGCTGGCGCCTCGCGACGGGGTAG
- a CDS encoding group II truncated hemoglobin, with translation MVDKSVPSLFEWMGGMPALERLFDTFYARVPNDPILAPVFAKMSPAHAKHVAAFVGEVFGGPRVYSEQFGGHPKMILHHVGRALTEEQRAQWMRLLLQCADEIGAPSDPEFRSAFVAYIEWGTRLAVINSQPGADVSGEAPMPKWGWGEAKGPYIPG, from the coding sequence ATGGTCGACAAATCCGTGCCGTCGCTCTTCGAGTGGATGGGAGGGATGCCGGCGCTCGAACGTCTCTTCGATACGTTCTACGCCCGCGTGCCGAACGATCCGATCCTCGCGCCCGTGTTTGCGAAGATGTCGCCTGCGCATGCGAAGCATGTTGCCGCGTTCGTCGGGGAGGTCTTCGGCGGCCCGCGGGTGTACAGCGAGCAGTTCGGCGGGCATCCGAAAATGATCCTCCACCACGTGGGTCGCGCGCTCACCGAGGAGCAGCGCGCGCAGTGGATGCGCCTTTTGCTTCAGTGCGCCGACGAAATCGGCGCGCCGAGCGATCCGGAGTTTCGCTCCGCCTTCGTCGCGTACATCGAATGGGGAACCCGGCTCGCCGTGATCAACTCGCAGCCGGGCGCAGACGTGAGCGGCGAGGCGCCCATGCCAAAGTGGGGTTGGGGCGAGGCAAAGGGCCCGTACATCCCCGGTTAG